DNA sequence from the Chloroflexota bacterium genome:
ACTGGTTCTCCGACAAGATCGCCCTCGCGATGGCCGGAGCGCACGAAGTCTCGGAGTCCGAAGCGCCGGAGCTCCATTCGATCGTCAACAACCTGGCCATGTACGCCCGGCTGCCCAAGCCGCGGGTCTACGTGATCAATTCCGATTCCCCGAACGCCTTCGCCACGGGGCGCGATCCCTCGCACGCAGCCGTCGCCGTGACGCAGGGCCTCCTCGGGATGCTGAATCGCACGGAGCTCGAGGCCGTTCTCTCGCACGAAATGGGCCATGTTCGCAATCGCGACACCCTCACCATGACCGTGACCGCGACCATTGCCGGCGCCATCACGATGCTGGCCCACATGGCGCAGTGGGCGCTCATGTTTGGCGGCCTGGGCGGGAGAAACGACGAGGAGGGCGGCGGCATCGCCGACGTGGCCGCCGGGCTACTCATGATCATCCTTGCACCGATCGCGGCCACAATCATTCAGCTCGCGATCTCGCGCGCGCGCGAATTCGAGGCAGACGCGACCGGCGCGCGGATCTCTGGACAGCCGCTGGCCCTGGCCGATGCCCTCGAGAAGCTCGAGGCGGGTACCCGCTATCGTCCGATGCAGGTCCCACCAGCGACCGCGCATCTATTCATCGTCAACCCACTCGGCAATAACGGATGGGTGAATCTCTTTCGCACGCATCCAACGACCGAGGAGCGTGTCGCGCGGCTGCACGCGATGGCGTTTGCCATTCGCTGAGGAAAGCGCGCGATCACACCGAGGCCCGACGGCGAATCTTGCCGTCGGGCCGCGCTTTTAGGACGAGGTCTGCTTTCGCTGCGTCCGCATGCAGCGGGTGCAGATCTGGAGTGTGCGGACGTAGCCGTTCAGCACAACGCGCGCCTTCTGAATGTTGGGCAGCCAGCGCCGGTTGGTCTTGCGGTGCGAGTGGCTCACGTTGTGCCCAAACGCGGCGCCTTTACCGCACAGCTCGCATCGGCTTCGCATCGATCGGTGCCCCCAGTGATCACTTCCATCGCAGACACAGCGCCGCTCGGCTTACGACTGCGTGGGTTCGCTATTCTAACAGGTATAACATCTCGCTCGGAAATCTCACGCTCGCGCGCAAGAAGGGGATCACAGCCTCTGATCGAACCCGACGGCATGCTCCTAAAAAGCGCCATCGCGTCCGCTGCCGAGCTTGTTGAACGACGCGCGGCCGCCATTAACGCGCTCAACGTGTTTCCGGTCCCCGATGGAGACACGGGCACGAACATGGCGCTCACCCTCAGGTCCGCCGCCGACGCTGCGCTGGCGTGTTCCGATCATCGACTTGCCGAAGTCGCCAACGCGGCGGCCCACGGCGCGCTAATGGGCGCGCGAGGCAATTCTGGCGTCATTCTCGCGCAGATCCTCCGCGGGATGGCGCGCGCCCTGTCCGTGCACCGGACCCTGGATTCGGACGCCTTCGCGCGGGCGCTCCGCGCCGGCAGCGTCGCGGCCTACGAGGCCGTCGTAGATCCGGTCGAGGGCACCATGTTGACCGTCGCCCGGATGGCGGCGGCCGAGGCGGGGCACTCCGCGCTCGACGGGCATGACCTGCTCACGACGCTCACGCGCTGTCACGAAGCAGCCCGCGCCGCCGTGGCCGAGACTCCGCGGCAGCTCCCCATTCTGGAGCAGGCCGGCGTGGTCGACGCCGGTGGCGAAGGCTTTCGGACATTTCTCGACGGCATTTTGGCGACGGTGCGCGGAGAGCCTGTGGCGGAGGTG
Encoded proteins:
- a CDS encoding zinc metalloprotease HtpX, translated to MASNNTFRTMFLLTALTVILLLFGRVFGGTQGMIFAFIFALAMNFTSYWFSDKIALAMAGAHEVSESEAPELHSIVNNLAMYARLPKPRVYVINSDSPNAFATGRDPSHAAVAVTQGLLGMLNRTELEAVLSHEMGHVRNRDTLTMTVTATIAGAITMLAHMAQWALMFGGLGGRNDEEGGGIADVAAGLLMIILAPIAATIIQLAISRAREFEADATGARISGQPLALADALEKLEAGTRYRPMQVPPATAHLFIVNPLGNNGWVNLFRTHPTTEERVARLHAMAFAIR
- the rpmB gene encoding 50S ribosomal protein L28, which produces MRSRCELCGKGAAFGHNVSHSHRKTNRRWLPNIQKARVVLNGYVRTLQICTRCMRTQRKQTSS